The Oxyura jamaicensis isolate SHBP4307 breed ruddy duck chromosome Z, BPBGC_Ojam_1.0, whole genome shotgun sequence genome window below encodes:
- the ARSK gene encoding arylsulfatase K produces the protein MRGGGAGGPLGWAGLALLVAAAVPWAAARPRPAGSGRRHSVVLVACDSLDGRLTFYPGNQTVELPFINFMKRHGTVFLNAYTNSPICCPSRAAMWSGLFTHLTESWNNFKGLDPDYVTWMDLMQKHGYHTQKYGKLDYTSGHHSVSNRVEAWTRDVDFLLRQEGRPMVNLTGDRRHVRVMEADWRNTDKAVAWIREEAINLTQPFALYLGLNLPHPYPSPYAGENFGSSTFLTSPYWLEKVMYEAIKIPKWSSLSEMHPVDYYSSYTKNCTGQFTKQEVKNIRAFYYAMCAETDAMLGEIISALRDTGLLKETIVIFTSDHGELAMEHRQFYKMSMYEGSSHVPLLVMGPGVKEQQQISNVVSLVDIYPTMLDIARIPVPQNLSGYSLIPLLQGKAEDEVSPRGPRPSWVLSEFHGCNVNASTYMLRTGKWKYIAYSDGHSVLPQLFDLSADPDELTNVAVKFPVIVNSLDKILRSVVNYPKVSSYVQDYNKKQFISWKQSLGQNYSAVIANLRWHQDWLKEPRKYENAIDEWLSQRELIK, from the exons atgcggggcggcggggccggggggccgcTGGGTTGGGCCGGGCTGGCGCTGCTCGTCGCGGCCGCCGTGCCTTGGGCGGCTGCCAGGCCGCGGCCCGCCGGCTCGGGGCGCCGGCACAGCGTGGTGCTGGTGGCCTGCGACTCGCTG GATGGACGTTTGACATTTTATCCAGGAAATCAGACTGTGGAATTGCCTTTCATAAATTTTATGAAGAGACATGGCACTGTCTTTCTCAATGCCTATACCAATTCTCCAATTTGCTGTCCATCCCGTGCAG CTATGTGGAGCGGTCTTTTCACTCATTTAACAGAGTCTTGGAATAACTTCAAAGGTCTGGATCCAGATTATGTAACGTGGATGGATCTCATGCAGAAGCATGGCTACCACACACAGAAGTATGGGAAATTGGATTATACTTCTGGGCACCATTCAGTGAG TAACCGTGTGGAAGCCTGGACTAGGGATGTTGATTTCCTGCTCCGGCAAGAAGGGAGACCCATGGTAAATCTTACTGGCGATAGGAGGCACGTGAGAGTGATGGAAGCAGATTGGCGGAATACTGACAAAGCAGTGGCTTGGATACGGGAAGAGGCCATTAACCTTACTCAGCCGTTTGCTCTTTACTTGGGACTAAATTTACCACATCCCTATCCATCACCTTATGCAGGAGAAAATTTTGGTTCCTCTACATTTTTAACATCTCCCTATTGGCTTGAAAAG gTAATGTATGAAGCTATTAAAATTCCCAAGTGGTCTTCGCTTTCAGAGATGCATCCAGTAGACTATTATTCATCTTACACCAAGAATTGCACGGGACAGTTTACAAAGcaagaagtgaaaaatattagAGCATTTTATTATGCTATGTGTGCAGAGACAGATGCTATGCTTG GTGAGATTATTTCAGCTCTGAGAGATACTGGGCTTCTTAAAGAAACAATTGTTATATTCACTTCTGATCATGGAGAACTTGCTATGGAGCACCGGCAGTTCTACAAAATGAGCATGTATGAAGGAAGTTCCCATGTTCCGCTTTTAGTTATGGGGCCAGGCGttaaagaacagcagcaaataTCAAACGTTGTGTCTCTTGTGGATATATATCCTACTATGCTTG ATATAGCAAGAATTCCTGTTCCACAGAACCTCAGTGGATATTCTCTTATACCGCTGCTACAGGGAAAGGCTGAAGATGAAGTGTCACCCAGAGGGCCTCGGCCCTCGTGGGTGTTGAGTGAATTCCATGGGTGCAATGTGAATGCTTCCACATACATGCTTCGAACTGGTAAATGGAAGTATATCGCGTACTCAGATGGCCATTCAGTGCTTCCACAACTGTTCG ACCTTTCTGCTGATCCAGATGAGCTCACAAACGTTGCTGTGAAATTCCCAGTAATTGTAAATTCCTTGGACAAAATACTTCGCTCTGTAGTAAACTATCCAAAGGTTTCTTCTTACGTTCAGGACtataacaaaaaacagtttatcaGCTGGAAACAAAGTTTGGGCCAGAATTACTCGGCTGTTATTGCCAACCTTAGATGGCATCAAGACTGGTTAAAGGAACCAAGAAAATATGAGAACGCAATTGACGAGTGGCTGAGTCAAagagaattaataaaataa
- the RFESD gene encoding Rieske domain-containing protein has translation MLDLIILSIHFFVCFLISVVIWCGSKDVVLHSSSKGTVETEPDGLVLVGKEDDIKSSQRITAKVNGREVVVFYHEGKFHALDSRCYHEGGPLNLGEIEDIDGQPCIVCPWHKYVITLETGEGLYEGINPLEPSPTPRWQSKGVKQRIHKVTVKNGNVYVSPPDLSVSFDSDYFADKYKNGDLAVKKKSNSQAAE, from the exons ATGTTGGACCTCATTATTCTGAGCATTCATTTCTTCGTCTGCTTTCTCATCTCTGTTGTAATCTGGTGTGGATCTAAG GATGTGGTTCTGCACAGCTCAAGCAAAGGAACAGTTGAAACGGAGCCAGATGGTCTTGTACTAGTTGGAAAAGAAGATGACATAAAAAGCTCCCAAAGAATAACCGCCAAAGTCAATGGCAGAGAAGTTGTTGTTTTCTACCATGAAGGGAAATTTCATGCTTTGGACTCTCGCTGCTACC ATGAAGGAGGCCCTTTAAATCTTGGAGAAATAGAG gaTATCGATGGTCAGCCATGTATTGTTTGTCCTTGGCATAAGTATGTAATTACTTTGGAGACAGGAGAAGGATTATATGAAGGAATAAACCCTTTGGAGCCATCACCAACACCTCGGTGGCAGTCAAAAGGAGTAAAACAAAGGATTCACAAAGTTACAGTAAAAAATGGCAATGTTTATGTGAGTCCCCCAGATTTGTCTGTAAGCTTTGACTCTGATTATTTTGCTGACAAGTACAAAAATGGTGAtttagctgtgaaaaaaaaaagcaactcacAGGCAGCAGAGTAA